The Bacillus carboniphilus genome window below encodes:
- a CDS encoding NAD-dependent epimerase/dehydratase family protein, whose amino-acid sequence MKVLVTGAAGFIGSHLCERLLKRSELEVIGIDDYIGPTPFLLKQKNLEGMEAHPRFHFIHGNLLTLPLKTLLQDVDVIYHLAAIPGVRSSWGKDFEPYVSNNIMATQKLLEVCKGAKRLKRFIYASTSSIYGERDGKVSEDLAPMPLSPYGVTKLSGEHLCHVYKESFHIPIIVLRYFTVYGPRQRPDMAFHIFIRQMLLGEPITIFGDGTQSRDFTFITDCVKGTEAAMNADGLVGETINIGGKERASVLEILSLLEEISGITVQKNFLDKVNGEPKHTWADISKANELLHYSPNVTLKEGLREAFQYFTTLYRSENK is encoded by the coding sequence ATGAAGGTATTAGTAACAGGTGCCGCCGGTTTTATAGGTTCCCACCTTTGCGAACGTCTATTAAAGCGATCGGAGCTTGAGGTTATTGGGATTGATGATTATATCGGACCAACCCCCTTTCTATTAAAACAAAAGAACTTAGAAGGCATGGAAGCTCATCCCCGCTTCCATTTTATACACGGAAACCTACTAACTCTTCCACTGAAAACTCTTTTACAAGATGTTGATGTAATCTATCATTTAGCTGCCATTCCCGGTGTCCGGTCTAGCTGGGGAAAAGACTTTGAACCTTATGTGTCCAACAATATTATGGCTACTCAGAAATTATTAGAGGTTTGCAAGGGTGCAAAAAGGCTCAAAAGATTTATTTACGCTTCTACATCCTCCATATATGGAGAAAGAGATGGAAAGGTATCTGAGGATCTAGCTCCAATGCCCCTCTCTCCATATGGCGTAACCAAGCTTTCAGGTGAACATTTATGTCATGTATATAAAGAAAGCTTTCATATCCCCATTATTGTATTAAGGTACTTTACTGTCTATGGACCAAGACAACGTCCAGATATGGCTTTTCATATTTTTATTAGACAAATGTTATTGGGAGAACCCATAACTATATTTGGTGACGGTACTCAATCCAGAGACTTCACCTTTATTACTGATTGTGTAAAGGGCACTGAGGCAGCTATGAATGCAGATGGATTGGTCGGAGAAACCATTAACATCGGAGGTAAAGAGCGGGCTTCTGTGCTTGAAATTCTTTCTTTACTTGAAGAAATTTCAGGAATCACGGTTCAGAAAAATTTCCTTGACAAAGTGAATGGGGAACCTAAGCATACATGGGCAGACATATCCAAAGCCAATGAACTGCTTCACTATTCTCCAAATGTAACACTAAAAGAAGGGCTCAGAGAAGCTTTCCAATATTTCACCACTCTTTATAGGAGTGAAAATAAATGA
- a CDS encoding glycosyltransferase family 4 protein — MRIAIICTEKLPSPAVKGGAIQMMIDGIAPYLNEEYELTIFSITDPTLPEMEVSNGITYRRFSRVGYRHSVADELRNNEFDLIHVCNRPKNVRLYKNASPSSHIILSVHNEMFSSSKLSDEEGTEVVEQVSAITTVSQFIKNTIVERFPKAEEKTHVVFSGVDINQYKPAWTPEGKIIRLETREKFGIPEHAKVILFIGRLSPSKGPHILINAMKDIVKKHPDSVLVIVGGKWFSDNGKNRYVRFLHEQAKELEPHILFTNYIPSDEIQKMFIMGDIFVCSSQWNEPLARVHYEAMAAGVPIVTTDRGGNAEVIRDEENGVLIRDYKNAEEFARIITEMLEYPGFGRWLARNGRICAEEQFDFSHVADRYRAIYQLVLERESVHIEEQMHQHTRNPQQAQDEIH; from the coding sequence ATGAGGATTGCCATTATTTGTACTGAAAAACTGCCCTCCCCGGCAGTAAAAGGAGGAGCTATCCAAATGATGATAGATGGAATAGCTCCTTATTTGAATGAAGAGTATGAGCTAACCATTTTCTCAATTACGGACCCTACTTTACCAGAAATGGAAGTTTCGAATGGAATTACGTATAGACGATTCTCGAGAGTTGGATACCGCCATTCTGTTGCCGATGAATTAAGGAATAACGAGTTTGATTTGATTCATGTATGTAACAGACCCAAAAATGTACGACTATACAAAAATGCTAGTCCTTCCAGTCATATTATTTTAAGTGTTCATAATGAAATGTTCTCTAGCTCTAAACTTTCTGATGAAGAAGGTACAGAAGTAGTTGAGCAAGTTTCTGCCATAACAACGGTTAGTCAGTTTATTAAAAATACAATTGTGGAACGTTTTCCAAAAGCAGAAGAAAAAACGCATGTTGTATTCTCTGGTGTAGATATAAATCAATATAAACCAGCCTGGACTCCTGAAGGTAAGATTATCAGATTAGAAACACGAGAAAAATTTGGTATCCCTGAACATGCTAAGGTAATTTTATTTATTGGCCGTCTAAGCCCTTCCAAAGGACCCCATATTTTGATTAACGCCATGAAAGATATCGTAAAAAAACATCCTGATTCAGTCCTCGTCATTGTTGGTGGAAAGTGGTTTAGTGATAATGGTAAGAATCGGTACGTACGATTCTTGCATGAACAGGCAAAGGAATTAGAGCCGCACATTCTCTTCACTAATTACATTCCTTCAGATGAGATCCAAAAAATGTTTATCATGGGTGACATATTTGTTTGCAGTTCTCAGTGGAATGAACCCCTAGCTCGTGTTCATTATGAAGCTATGGCTGCTGGTGTTCCAATTGTTACGACAGATCGCGGAGGAAATGCGGAAGTTATAAGAGATGAAGAGAATGGAGTGCTTATAAGAGACTATAAGAATGCGGAAGAATTTGCTCGTATTATTACTGAAATGTTGGAGTACCCTGGATTCGGTCGATGGCTCGCTCGGAATGGCCGTATTTGTGCAGAGGAACAGTTTGACTTTAGTCATGTTGCCGATCGTTATAGAGCTATCTACCAACTTGTGCTGGAGAGAGAATCGGTTCATATAGAAGAACAAATGCACCAGCACACTCGTAATCCCCAACAGGCACAAGACGAGATTCACTGA
- a CDS encoding CotS family spore coat protein, giving the protein MDGETDLSQGHLEKVLEHYPFTIQNIRLKSSRSGRTIWEVETDAGTKILKQAEMKPSRMLFIADSHLHLQQNGLPITTLHQTNSGGYCIGAGDYAYVLYDKVEGQEMIYYNVDQLRLALEFAAKFQQASKGFNAIEGGKPRGRLGKWHKLYRWKLQELEGNKQIAQSFPGDAFSVMFLAHVDNMLERGKQALIDLDKPFYTDWVKQVIDEKSFCQQDFTFARLVEFNSEAFMKELHSVTYDLPVRDIRIILNKVMKKMSVWDHDLVIHMLQSYDAINPLTEDNYRVLWTDVSFPHLFCSIAHKYYLGQKTSWSDEKYIWALQNIIAVEESKEEFMQNFSDIVSEIKKNSGGKKNG; this is encoded by the coding sequence ATGGATGGAGAGACGGACCTAAGTCAAGGTCACCTTGAGAAGGTACTAGAACATTATCCTTTTACTATTCAAAACATTCGATTAAAAAGTAGTCGAAGTGGGCGAACGATTTGGGAGGTTGAAACGGACGCAGGAACAAAAATATTAAAACAGGCTGAGATGAAACCAAGTCGCATGCTGTTCATTGCTGATTCACATTTACATTTACAGCAAAATGGTTTACCGATTACAACTCTTCACCAAACGAATTCTGGGGGATATTGTATCGGTGCTGGCGATTATGCCTATGTCCTTTACGATAAAGTAGAAGGTCAAGAAATGATTTACTATAATGTAGACCAACTCCGACTTGCCCTAGAATTCGCAGCGAAATTTCAGCAGGCATCCAAAGGATTTAATGCAATAGAAGGTGGAAAACCACGAGGCCGATTAGGGAAGTGGCACAAGCTTTACCGATGGAAGCTTCAAGAACTAGAAGGAAATAAGCAAATTGCTCAATCATTTCCTGGGGATGCATTCTCAGTTATGTTTTTAGCGCATGTAGATAATATGTTGGAAAGAGGAAAGCAGGCGTTAATAGATTTAGATAAACCTTTTTACACAGATTGGGTCAAACAGGTGATTGACGAAAAAAGCTTTTGTCAACAAGACTTCACTTTTGCCAGATTAGTAGAATTCAATAGTGAAGCGTTTATGAAAGAGTTGCATTCAGTCACATATGATTTACCAGTAAGAGATATCCGAATTATTTTAAATAAGGTTATGAAGAAAATGTCTGTTTGGGACCATGATCTAGTCATTCATATGCTACAATCCTATGACGCAATCAATCCACTGACAGAGGATAATTATCGTGTTCTCTGGACAGATGTATCTTTTCCTCATTTGTTCTGCTCTATCGCTCATAAATATTATTTAGGTCAGAAGACATCATGGTCAGACGAAAAATATATCTGGGCATTACAAAACATTATTGCCGTAGAAGAATCCAAAGAAGAGTTCATGCAAAACTTCTCTGATATTGTTAGTGAAATTAAGAAGAACAGTGGAGGGAAGAAAAATGGATAG
- a CDS encoding glycosyltransferase family 4 protein, with translation MKIALIATEKLPVPAIRGGAIQIYLDSVASVIASNHDVTVISITDPDLNNTENKNGVKYVRFPEGEYIQKIKEHLQTEHYDVVHLCNRPNWIQSLVKVVPNTKFVLSVHNEMFAYEKLSDAEGQACIDSVSRIVTVSDFIGKTITSRFPQAKAKTSTVYSGVDLNQYHPAWTSVGKKLRDQARKELGLENKKIALFVGRLSKVKGPHILLQALPKMVEKDPNIMMVIVGSKWFGDDNLNNYVKHLYTLGAMMKDHVTFIKFVKPKDIPALYAMSDLLVCSSQWQEPLARVHYEAMAAGLPMITSNRGGNPEVIDEGVNGYIIQDFDNPDAYVDPITALLASESRRIKLGKAGRSKVENGFSWEHVASNLTRVYQEALGK, from the coding sequence ATGAAAATTGCTTTAATAGCAACTGAAAAATTGCCTGTTCCCGCCATTCGTGGAGGAGCTATCCAAATTTATCTAGACTCAGTCGCATCTGTCATTGCATCCAACCATGATGTGACGGTCATTTCAATTACAGACCCTGACTTAAATAATACGGAAAATAAAAATGGGGTTAAATATGTTCGATTCCCTGAAGGGGAGTATATTCAAAAGATTAAAGAACATTTACAAACAGAACACTACGATGTGGTTCATCTTTGTAACCGCCCTAATTGGATCCAATCCTTAGTCAAGGTTGTGCCTAATACAAAATTTGTATTGAGTGTTCATAATGAAATGTTTGCCTATGAAAAATTGAGTGATGCTGAAGGGCAAGCATGTATAGATTCGGTTTCTAGGATAGTAACAGTAAGTGATTTTATTGGTAAGACCATTACATCCAGGTTTCCTCAGGCAAAGGCGAAAACAAGTACAGTTTATTCAGGTGTCGATTTAAATCAATATCATCCCGCGTGGACGTCTGTTGGGAAAAAGTTGCGAGATCAAGCAAGGAAAGAACTTGGGTTAGAAAATAAAAAAATTGCGTTATTTGTAGGTCGACTAAGTAAAGTAAAAGGTCCTCACATTTTACTGCAAGCTCTACCTAAAATGGTTGAAAAAGATCCAAATATTATGATGGTGATTGTCGGATCAAAGTGGTTTGGTGACGATAACCTAAATAACTATGTTAAACACCTATATACTCTAGGTGCCATGATGAAAGATCATGTAACATTCATAAAATTCGTAAAGCCAAAGGACATTCCAGCGTTATACGCCATGTCAGATTTACTTGTCTGTTCCTCCCAGTGGCAGGAACCGTTAGCGCGTGTTCACTATGAAGCAATGGCTGCTGGCTTACCAATGATCACCAGTAACCGTGGAGGAAACCCTGAGGTTATTGATGAAGGAGTAAATGGTTACATTATCCAGGATTTTGATAATCCAGATGCGTATGTAGACCCAATTACTGCATTGTTAGCAAGTGAAAGTAGAAGAATCAAATTGGGGAAAGCGGGACGTTCTAAGGTAGAAAATGGCTTTAGCTGGGAGCATGTAGCCTCTAATCTAACGAGGGTGTATCAAGAAGCATTAGGAAAGTGA
- a CDS encoding CotS family spore coat protein has product MKNTSVEEEVSEIVLTPAEEQKLIVLAETIIQSWEFDVINIEVIQGLQMALVWKIHTSEGPICLKRIHRPEKKALFSINAQNYLAKKGARVPGIIPNKNNQLYTKFGPFLFVVYEWIEGRPFELTNDADLQMIMKGLAEFHTSSVGYHPPPGVPVFTKLGRWPNHNIKRYQQMDTWKKLAMKEPDDPFSQAYLSSIDPFIEEAKDTLKRLLESEYNHWVTEVKKQPNLCHQDYGTGNSLLGPDNEIWVIDLDTVSFDLPIRDLRKMIIPLLDTTGVWDEARFNLMLDSYESVAPLTNEQKKVMFIDMLFPYELYDIIRERYVRKTPLLVTELEEAFEYERIKSKALNELIAKY; this is encoded by the coding sequence ATGAAGAATACCTCTGTTGAGGAGGAAGTATCGGAGATTGTATTAACGCCTGCTGAGGAACAAAAGTTAATAGTTTTGGCTGAAACCATTATTCAATCATGGGAATTCGATGTTATCAATATTGAAGTTATACAGGGTCTACAAATGGCACTTGTATGGAAAATTCATACTTCTGAAGGACCTATCTGTTTAAAAAGAATTCATCGCCCTGAAAAGAAAGCTCTTTTTTCCATTAACGCTCAAAACTACCTAGCTAAAAAAGGAGCTAGAGTTCCAGGGATCATCCCTAACAAAAACAATCAACTATATACAAAATTTGGACCGTTTCTATTTGTTGTTTATGAATGGATTGAAGGTCGACCATTCGAACTAACGAACGATGCAGATTTACAAATGATTATGAAGGGGTTAGCAGAGTTCCATACTTCTTCTGTGGGATACCATCCCCCACCAGGAGTTCCAGTGTTTACAAAATTAGGACGTTGGCCAAACCATAATATTAAACGTTATCAGCAAATGGACACTTGGAAAAAGCTCGCTATGAAAGAGCCAGATGATCCTTTCTCTCAAGCATATTTAAGTTCCATTGACCCGTTTATTGAGGAAGCGAAGGATACACTAAAGAGACTTCTAGAATCTGAATATAATCATTGGGTTACAGAGGTTAAGAAACAACCTAATCTTTGTCACCAAGACTATGGGACTGGGAACTCTCTCTTAGGTCCAGATAATGAAATTTGGGTCATTGATTTAGATACGGTTTCCTTTGACCTTCCGATTCGTGACTTGCGGAAGATGATTATCCCACTATTAGATACGACTGGAGTATGGGATGAAGCCAGATTTAATCTTATGTTAGATTCTTATGAGTCTGTTGCTCCTCTTACAAATGAGCAAAAGAAAGTGATGTTTATTGATATGCTTTTCCCATACGAACTCTACGATATTATTAGAGAAAGATATGTAAGGAAGACGCCACTGTTAGTAACAGAGCTAGAGGAAGCTTTTGAGTATGAGAGAATTAAGTCGAAGGCATTGAATGAGTTAATTGCGAAATACTAA
- a CDS encoding amino acid ABC transporter ATP-binding protein has translation MITVQNLHKSFGSLEVLKGINANVAEQEVVCVIGPSGSGKSTFLRCLNLLEEVTSGEIEIDGDQLTDPKIDINSVRSRVGMVFQHFNLFPHMTVLDNITLGPIKVKGMTKEEAEKAAHPLLDKVGLSDKANVYPESLSGGQKQRVAIARALAMNPKVMLFDEPTSALDPELVGDVLQVMKDLAQEGMTMVVVTHEMGFAREVGDRVIFMDEGIIMEEGDPEQIFSNPQNPRTEEFLSKVL, from the coding sequence ATGATTACAGTCCAAAATTTGCATAAATCATTCGGTAGTTTAGAAGTATTAAAAGGCATTAATGCAAATGTAGCTGAGCAAGAAGTAGTGTGTGTCATTGGTCCTTCAGGGTCTGGCAAAAGTACGTTTCTCAGATGTTTGAATTTATTAGAAGAGGTAACCTCTGGTGAAATTGAAATTGATGGTGATCAATTAACCGATCCAAAAATAGATATTAACTCTGTCCGTTCTAGAGTGGGGATGGTGTTCCAACACTTTAATTTATTTCCTCATATGACGGTATTAGATAATATTACTCTTGGCCCTATTAAGGTAAAGGGCATGACTAAGGAAGAGGCTGAAAAAGCAGCACATCCACTTTTAGATAAGGTAGGGTTATCAGATAAAGCGAATGTGTACCCGGAAAGTCTTTCTGGAGGACAAAAACAACGAGTAGCAATTGCCAGGGCTCTTGCGATGAACCCTAAAGTCATGTTGTTCGATGAACCAACTTCTGCTCTGGATCCAGAATTAGTAGGGGATGTTCTTCAGGTCATGAAGGATCTGGCACAAGAGGGTATGACGATGGTGGTTGTGACACATGAGATGGGTTTTGCAAGAGAAGTGGGTGACCGCGTTATCTTTATGGATGAAGGGATTATTATGGAAGAAGGAGACCCTGAGCAAATTTTCTCCAATCCTCAAAATCCGAGAACCGAGGAATTTTTGAGTAAAGTTCTATAA
- a CDS encoding amino acid ABC transporter permease, whose protein sequence is MIDAIMQSHYIKSLPFLFEGIVWTLLITFIGLFLGFIIGAITGLGRISKNKFFRGISSVYVEVIRGTPILVQVLFIYYGLSEDIIGFNIDKLTAAISAIAVNAGAYIAEIVRGAVESVDKGQHEAGRSLGLSRRQTMRYIIWPQAFKRMIPPLGNQFVISLKDTSLFSVIAVGEVLYMGKQYYNVNFSQFQTLIMVCLFYLAITIPTAIYLRRLERKLDV, encoded by the coding sequence ATGATTGATGCCATAATGCAATCACATTATATAAAAAGTTTACCGTTTCTATTTGAAGGAATTGTGTGGACTTTACTTATCACATTTATAGGTCTATTTCTTGGTTTTATTATTGGAGCTATTACGGGGTTGGGAAGGATATCAAAAAATAAATTCTTCCGTGGTATAAGTTCCGTTTATGTAGAAGTGATTCGAGGAACTCCTATTTTAGTACAGGTTTTATTTATCTATTATGGTTTATCAGAAGATATTATTGGCTTTAACATTGATAAACTAACAGCAGCCATTAGTGCGATTGCTGTTAATGCGGGTGCCTATATTGCTGAAATCGTTAGAGGTGCTGTAGAGTCTGTGGACAAGGGACAGCATGAGGCTGGGCGTTCTTTAGGTCTTTCAAGAAGACAAACCATGCGCTATATTATTTGGCCACAAGCTTTTAAACGAATGATTCCACCTCTTGGAAATCAATTTGTAATAAGTTTAAAAGATACCTCGCTATTTTCCGTTATCGCAGTTGGAGAAGTTCTATATATGGGGAAACAATACTATAACGTGAACTTCTCACAATTCCAAACACTTATTATGGTGTGCTTATTCTACCTAGCAATTACGATCCCAACAGCCATCTACTTAAGAAGATTAGAAAGGAAGTTGGATGTTTAA
- a CDS encoding transporter substrate-binding domain-containing protein, which translates to MKKRWILFLSIISTVLILSACGTASTSGDNGLETYTVATDANFKPFEYKDENGEMVGFDIDLMKAIAEEAGFNVEFESMEFDGLIAGMQSGRYPIAIAGISITEERKETIDFSDAYYDSGLILMVPKGSDIKSIEDVDGKKIGTKQGTTSQDYLVNYTDAEVEAYPEIINAYMDVQSGRLDAALYDLPNVLYYIKENGNDELETAGEVFEGQPYGIAFKKGSDLVDDVNEALATLKENGTYNEIYKEYFGTEPPQ; encoded by the coding sequence ATGAAAAAACGTTGGATCTTATTTTTATCAATTATCTCAACTGTGTTAATTTTATCTGCCTGTGGAACTGCTAGTACAAGTGGTGATAATGGATTGGAGACCTACACAGTCGCCACTGATGCCAACTTTAAACCATTTGAATATAAAGATGAAAATGGTGAAATGGTCGGCTTCGATATTGACTTAATGAAGGCTATAGCTGAGGAAGCTGGATTCAATGTTGAATTTGAATCGATGGAGTTTGATGGGTTGATTGCGGGTATGCAGTCTGGCCGGTATCCAATCGCAATTGCTGGTATCTCCATTACAGAGGAAAGAAAAGAAACCATCGATTTCTCAGACGCTTACTATGACTCTGGTTTAATCCTGATGGTTCCAAAGGGAAGTGACATCAAGTCCATTGAAGATGTTGATGGGAAGAAAATTGGGACAAAACAAGGAACGACGAGCCAGGATTATTTGGTAAATTATACGGATGCTGAAGTTGAAGCTTATCCTGAAATCATAAATGCATATATGGACGTTCAGAGTGGAAGGTTAGATGCGGCCCTTTATGACCTACCAAATGTTCTTTATTATATTAAAGAAAATGGGAACGATGAATTAGAAACTGCCGGTGAGGTCTTTGAGGGTCAACCATATGGAATTGCCTTTAAGAAGGGGTCTGATCTTGTAGACGATGTGAATGAGGCCTTAGCTACTCTAAAAGAAAATGGCACATACAATGAAATCTATAAGGAATACTTTGGAACAGAACCACCACAATAA